One window of the Triticum dicoccoides isolate Atlit2015 ecotype Zavitan chromosome 3B, WEW_v2.0, whole genome shotgun sequence genome contains the following:
- the LOC119277999 gene encoding F-box protein At5g49610-like, with protein sequence MAEAASAEEAAPLHPGLPDEIFIWEVLVRLPPKALLRCRTVCRAWRRATSARDFLLAHHALQPALPLLYVHNYVGDNIESLDIVPFDRRAGVAADDQLRPVARLGQGPFRAIASCDGLLVFSNDCRFSLCNPATRQYARLPVPPGFVPLGMYSHSPTGKYRLLLYKLSTGPAPDAQGGSYVLVLGSGQPPRCIGCPDARELVFSPSVLFRGGLHWHREQNERIVVFDTTTELFRHMCVPVVSRCTNLFEMDGMLGVSSFNYAAATIDIWMAQDYESEVWSNKHHVELPVAELTMRFGRFNRHGFGVVASSDGHLLMLLKFSDWLLQVDMDGKLVASFHCKDLAYTRFWLKQTLVSHTFFPTLEHYVVNASPFI encoded by the coding sequence ATGGCGGAGGCCGCGAGCGCAGAAGAGGCCGCGCCTCTCCACCCCGGCCTCCCGGATGAGATCTTCATCTGGGAAGTCCTCGTCCGcctgccccccaaagccctcctccGCTGCCGCACAGTCTGCCGCGCCTGGCGCCGCGCCACCTCCGCCCGCGACTTCCTCCTCGCCCACCACGCCCTCCAGCCCGCCCTTCCCCTCCTGTACGTCCACAACTATGTCGGCGACAACATCGAGTCCCTAGACATCGTCCCCTTCGACCGCCGGGCAGGGGTCGCGGCCGACGACCAGCTCCGGCCAGTCGCGCGACTCGGCCAGGGCCCCTTCCGTGCGATCGCCTCCTGCGACGGCCTCCTCGTCTTCTCCAACGACTGCCGCTTCTCCCTCTGCAACCCGGCGACTCGTCAGTATGCTCGCCTCCCGGTGCCTCCTGGCTTCGTGCCCCTGGGGATGTACTCGCACAGCCCAACCGGCAAGTACCGGCTATTGCTGTACAAGCTCTCCACTGGACCGGCGCCTGACGCTCAAGGTGGCTCCTACGTGTTGGTATTAGGCTCCGGCCAGCCGCCACGGTGCATAGGGTGCCCTGATGCTAGGGAACTGGTATTCAGCCCATCCGTCCTGTTCCGTGGTGGCCTGCATTGGCACAGAGAGCAGAATGAGAGGATAGTGGTATTCGACACCACCACTGAGTTGTTTCGGCACATGTGCGTTCCGGTTGTTTCTCGCTGCACTAACCTGTTTGAGATGGATGGAATGCTCGGCGTGTCCAGCTTTAATTATGCAGCGGCAACCATTGATATATGGATGGCGCAGGACTATGAGAGCGAGGTCTGGTCTAACAAACACCACGTTGAGTTGCCGGTTGCAGAGCTCACCATGCGCTTTGGAAGGTTTAACAGACATGGGTTTGGGGTAGTCGCTTCTTCGGATGGTCATTTGCTCATGCTGCTCAAATTTAGCGACTGGCTACTTCAGGTTGATATGGATGGCAAGTTGGTCGCTAGTTTCCATTGCAAAGACCTTGCTTATACTCGATTTTGGCTCAAACAAACTTTAGTTTCGCATACCTTCTTTCCGACACTAGAGCATTATGTTGTGAACGCTTCGCCTTTTATATGA